A DNA window from Anoplolepis gracilipes chromosome 13, ASM4749672v1, whole genome shotgun sequence contains the following coding sequences:
- the LOC140672333 gene encoding uncharacterized protein, whose amino-acid sequence QVKKKKNFNPYLYKIVEKAPWLCDGIFPQKNDIYARLPPDVTKEFREIQEEVIDVDYKKPINYHEKIEEVPFKAREDIVEVRPIQEETVVEEIKIVQEFPIVQEQVVIPTERIADRDDEKIDLVEEEEFQIVQEQVVVPTERIADRDDEKIDLVEEEEFQIVQEQVVVPTERIADRDDEKIDLVEEEEFQIVQEQVVVPTERIADRDDEKIDLVEKEKFQIVQEQVAIPTERIADRDDEKIDLVKEEEFQIVQEQVVVPTERIADRDDEKIDLVEKEEFVREIVNTQEQAVVPVEQIADLDEEIIDLIKEKELVSEITVAESVKKIPTEKAEIIEDGIEPAVAKKIELELPQELEEDFEPEKPVEYGEGEEGITDYEKFIAEELQEFLPAVIAKEIPEEPRAMREGISRNAVYEKIDRDRPVREPEERQEEVPEKVNRIVSRKPVTADVCDETCPLVKEQKERFIRKLKERQRIVDHYYLTKGFSYFEDVCTCSLACMVYTLSRDPFVRSVFASLALFAVGLKLCCELDAWEMPNRVL is encoded by the exons caagttaaaaaaaaaaaaaatttcaatcctTATCTTTACAAAATAGTCGAGAAAGCGCCTTGGCTGTGTGATGGAATTTTTCCGCAGAAAAACGATATATATGCACGACTTCCACCAGATGTTACCAAAGAATTTAGAGAAATACAAGAAGAAGTGATCGATGTAGATTATAAAAAACCAATCAATTATCATGAAAAAATTGAGGAGGTACCATTTAAAGCAAGAGAAGATATCGTCGAAGTAAGACCTATTCAAGAAGAAACAGTTGTCGAGGAAATAAAAATCGTCCAGGAATTTCCGATTGTTCAGGAACAAGTTGTCATTCCGACGGAAAGGATAGCAGATCGCGATGACGAGAAAATCGATTtagttgaagaagaagaatttCAAATTGTCCAGGAACAAGTAGTCGTTCCCACGGAAAGGATAGCGGATCGCGATGACGAGAAAATCGATTtagttgaagaagaagaatttCAGATTGTCCAGGAACAAGTAGTCGTCCCCACGGAAAGGATAGCGGATCGCGATGACGAGAAAATCGATTtagttgaagaagaagaatttCAGATTGTCCAGGAACAAGTAGTCGTCCCCACGGAAAGGATAGCGGATCGTGATGATGAGAAAATCGATTTggttgaaaaagagaaatttcagATTGTCCAGGAACAAGTAGCTATTCCCACGGAAAGGATAGCGGATCGTGATGATGAGAAAATCGATTTGGTTAAAGAAGAAGAATTTCAAATTGTCCAGGAACAAGTAGTCGTCCCCACGGAAAGGATAGCGGATCGCGATGATGAGAAAATCGATTTGGTTGAAAAAGAGGAATTTGTCCGAGAAATCGTAAACACTCAGGAACAAGCTGTTGTTCCGGTGGAACAGATAGCAGATCTTGATGAAGAAATAATCGATTtaatcaaagaaaaagaattagtgAGTGAAATTACTGTAGCGGAATCCGTAAAAAAGATACCAACTGAAAAAGCTGAAATCATCGAGGATGGAATCGAGCCGGCGGTTGCAAAGAAGATCGAACTGGAATTACCACAGGAACTAGAAGAGGATT TTGAACCAGAGAAGCCGGTAGAATATGGTGAAGGCGAAGAAGGCATTACTGACTACGAAAAATTTATCGCCGAGGAATTGCAGGAGTTTCTGCCCGCCGTAATAGCGAAGGAAATTCCGGAGGAGCCGAGAGCGATGCGTGAAGGAATTTCAAGGAATGCGGTGTATGAGAAAATCGATCGCGACAGACCTGTCAGAGAGCCTGAAGAACGACAGGAAGAAGTACCTGAAAAAGTGAACCGAATCGTCTCGCGCAAACCTGTAACTGCAGATGTTTGTGACGAGACGTGCCCTTTAGTAAAGGAACAGAAAG AACGCTTTATACGCAAATTGAAGGAACGACAACGGATCGTAGATCATTATTATTTGACAAAGGGCTTCAGCTACTTTGAAGACGTATGCACGTGCTCTCTGGCTTGTATGGTGTACACTCTGAGCAGGGATCCGTTCGTGAGAAGCGTATTCGCGTCTCTCGCATTGTTTGCGGTCGGATTAAAGCTGTGTTGCGAGCTGGATGCATGGGAAATGCCAAATCGCGTTTTATGA
- the LOC140672511 gene encoding uncharacterized protein, protein MLRFILIVGILGLAWSAPTPAPKAEPALAPAPAPVLTALVSELKTPASTTKLAPLVAPIAAPVIAPISRIAYAAPILSQVSPYAYAYSAPIAEIPSSYSIEQHGYHITY, encoded by the exons ATGTTGCGATTT ATTCTCATCGTCGGTATTCTCGGTCTGGCGTGGTCCGCGCCAACACCAGCCCCGAAAGCGGAGCCCGCACTCGCGCCCGCACCCGCGCCCGTGCTCACCGCCCTCGTCTCCGAGCTGAAAACCCCGGCGTCGACCACCAAGCTCGCGCCGCTCGTTGCGCCGATCGCCGCGCCTGTCATCGCACCGATCTCCCGGATCGCATACGCCGCGCCCATTTTATCACAG GTATCACCGTACGCTTACGCTTATTCCGCGCCGATCGCCGAGATCCCGTCGAGTTACTCGATCGAACAGCATGGGTACCATATTACCTACTGA
- the LOC140672457 gene encoding uncharacterized protein: MYKLVALLAALACATAAPEPGYLAAPALHAAPVVAAPVAVAHAVPLATSYANTYKVSVKSPLVAAPIAPVVAAPVLKAAPVVAAAPVLTHAAPIAYAAHAPVLALH, encoded by the coding sequence ATGTACAAGCTGGTCGCTCTCCTCGCCGCGTTGGCCTGCGCCACGGCTGCTCCGGAACCCGGCTACCTGGCTGCACCCGCTCTCCACGCGGCGCCGGTCGTCGCGGCACCCGTAGCGGTCGCCCACGCCGTCCCGCTCGCCACCAGCTACGCCAACACTTACAAGGTGTCTGTCAAGAGCCCGCTCGTGGCAGCCCCTATCGCGCCTGTCGTCGCCGCCCCGGTCCTCAAGGCCGCCCCGGTCGTTGCCGCCGCGCCGGTCTTGACCCACGCTGCGCCCATCGCCTACGCTGCCCACGCTCCCGTCCTCGCTCTTCACTGA
- the LOC140672551 gene encoding uncharacterized protein, which produces MRTQFILIACLAIASKALCTQVYETPSDSSQQQWQPWKNQDSIQVSNEEQEKYHPVTFDAPDTQQKESQQSLVYNANIQSGASGVAQVLSEQSGRNLEGYEQVYSDPEVKSALQLGNDTVARNYIRDKLCSLGLMQCEDVEGRRPYYSPHRDIHPHDVIYAQPVTIKPVGHPLPAIPVKRPYGPAKPVPLLPSFGSSLGPNVYPGPTFGRPPSGFVGPYPGYKKPGFSPPFGSKPIYESGVDIEPDFEDKFIDKKQVVLHQPGSSAVQQHVHHHYHHGDGGVNSGIAPNPVAISSPTLGGNGLGTYGYGNGGSYGATFNDFDDYKKAFKIKTPTSNSGPSVSSTNSYADRYPVYERPSGKQFSGSVGQYGPNNQFPGNFPNNGDYQVNNGADSNYGATSNEDCVCVPYDRCTTINHVGRKDDLYLAIDPRNLDKDIEAETVDVVITDGNGTMSVVRVPKGVNETEQIEQAKNEQTETKVTKRNRRDVKHVIKKDDKQEIQERLTVDSNLDTSKLNVKPTWGVSFGLPQTGGPIAPHPGNPLGIPGYTPGYGPIGGQGINLGPVSVNPLVAVQVTKDEYGEKVVKPYVNLHVTPNPGLIRKLGHLLAYKKYGLYGGHYGGHYGGYGGYDAVYAPDYHTHHEKPIHHYPSRPPFYPSPGVHHHQGEHYPTYHKPHYQGGYYPSYYKDDNNDYDDDYDYSDDYADDDYYRNARARNAKGKTKSATEESTRKSTDERQMSGKITFSDRRKRDTFNETRSERRYGGRPSVCSSHHVCCQKSHVIGARPRPAQCGVRNAQGINGRIKTPAYIEGDSEFGEYPWQVAILKKDPSESVYVCGGTLISSRYIVTAAHCVKTHAGRDLRARLGEWDVNNDVEFYPYIERDIVSVFVHPEFYAGTLANDIAILKLDYDVDFGKNPHISAACLPDKYDDFTGARCWTTGWGKNAFDNGKYQNKLKEVDVPVVSNHVCEQQMRRTRLGPSFNLHPGFICAGGEEGKDACKGDGGGPMVCERHGRWQLAGVVSWGIGCGQIGVPGVYTRVSHYLDYIHQIVDY; this is translated from the exons ATGAGAACGCAGTTCATCCTGATAGCTTGCTTGGCAATAGCGAGCAAAGCGCTTTGTACTCAAGTATACGAAACGCCGAGTGACTCTTCGCAACAACAATGGCAACCGTGGAAGAATCAAGACTCAATTCAAGTCTCGAACGAGGAACAAGAGAAATATCATCCTGTCACGTTCGACGCCCCTGATACGCAACAGAAGGAATCGCAACAATCGTTGGTATACAACGCGAATATTCAATCAGGCGCCAGCGGAGTCGCCCAAGTTCTCAGTGAACAATCG GGTCGCAATCTCGAGGGTTACGAACAAGTCTATTCTGATCCTGAAGTAAAAAGTGCTCTTCAACTCGGCAATGATACTGTGGCGCGTAATTACATCAGGGACAAACTCTGTTCTCTTGGTTTGATGCAA TGCGAGGACGTGGAAGGACGACGTCCTTATTATTCTCCACATCGTGATATTCACCCGCATGACGTCATTTACGCTCAACCGGTGACCATTAAACCGGTGGGTCATCCACTTCCTGCTATACCCGTCAAACGTCCTTACGGCCCTGCAAAACCCGTGCCGCTACTTCCGAGCTTCGGCTCTTCGCTGGGACCCAATGTTTATCCAGGACCGACGTTTGGTAGACCACCGTCCGGTTTCGTTGGACCTTACCCTGGATACAAGAAGCCCGGTTTCTCCCCCCCATTCGGGTCTAAACCTATATACGAGTCGGGCGTTGATATTGAACCTGACTTCGAGGACAAGTTTATCGACAAGAAACAGGTAGTTCTACATCAACCCGGCTCCTCGGCCGTTCAGCAGCACGTTCACCATCATTATCATCACGGAGACGGTGGTGTAAACTCCGGCATCGCGCCCAATCCCGTTGCAATCTCGTCTCCTACGCTCGGTGGTAACGGGCTCGGCACGTACGGTTATGGAAATGGCGGTAGTTATGGTGCCACGTTCAATGATTTCGACGATTACAAAAAAGCGTTCAAAATCAAGACGCCCACGAGTAACAGCGGTCCATCCGTCTCCTCCACGAATAGTTACGCCGATCGTTATCCAGTTTACGAAAGGCCGAGCGGCAAGCAGTTTAGCGGTTCCGTTGGACAATATGGCCCTAATAATCAGTTTCCGGGTAATTTCCCAAATAACGGCGATTATCAGGTCAACAATGGTGCCGATAGCAACTACGGCGCCACGTCCAACGAGGATTGCGTGTGCGTACCGTACGATCGATGCACCACGATCAATCACGTGGGCCGTAAAGACGATCTCTACTTGGCAATTGATCCACGCAATCTTGATAAGGACATCGAAGCCGAAACCGTCGACGTGGTGATCACCGATGGAAACGGTACCATGAGCGTCGTGCGAGTGCCCAAGGGAGTAAACGAGACCGAGCAAATCGAACAGGCGAAAAACGAGCAGACCGAGACGAAAGTTACGAAGCGAAATCGCAGAGATGTCAAGCACGTTATCAAAAAGGACGACAAGCAAGAGATACAAGAA AGACTGACGGTGGACAGCAATCTGGACACCTCGAAACTGAACGTGAAGCCGACCTGGGGCGTCAGTTTCGGCCTACCGCAGACCGGTGGTCCGATCGCGCCCCACCCTGGTAATCCCCTTGGGATCCCGGGGTACACGCCCGGCTATGGGCCAATCGGTGGACAGGGCATAAATCTAGGTCCGGTTTCCGTGAATCCGCTCGTAGCGGTGCAAGTTACCAAAGACGAGTATGGCGAGAAGGTCGTTAAGCCATACGTAAATCTCCACGTGACACCCAATCCAGGACTTATTCGCAAACTCGGCCATCTGCTGGCTTACAAGAAATACGGTTTGTACGGCGGGCATTACGGCGGGCATTACGGAGGATATGGCGGATACGACGCGGTTTACGCTCCCGATTATCACACGCATCATGAGAAACCGATCCATCATTATCCGTCGAGACCTCCGTTCTATCCATCGCCTGGCGTTCATCATCACCAGGGCGAGCATTATCCGACCTATCACAAGCCTCATTATCAAGGCGGATATTATCCTTCCTATTATAAAGACGATAACAATGATTATGATGACGATTACGATTATTCGGACGATTATGCGGACGATGATTACTACAGGAACGCTCGCGCGAGAAACGCCAAAGGCAAAACCAAGTCTGCGACCGAGGAGTCTACGCGGAAATCCACCGATGAACGACAGATGAGCGGAAAGATTACCTTCTCGGACAGAAGGAAACGCGATACGTTTAACGAAACAAGGTCGGAG AGACGATACGGTGGACGTCCGTCAGTTTGCAGTTCCCATCACGTCTGCTGTCAGAAATCGCACGTAATTGGAGCACGCCCGCGACCCGCTCAATGCGGAGTTAGAAACGCACAAGGTATCAATGGCCGCATCAAGACCCCGGCCTACATCGAAGGAGATTCTGAATTCG GTGAATATCCATGGCAAGTTGCCATCCTGAAAAAAGACCCTTCCGAAAGCGTTTATGTTTGCGGAGGTACACTGATCTCGTCACGTTACATCGTCACTGCTGCCCATTGCGTCAAGACTCACGCTGGTCGTGATCTTCGAGCAAGACTGGGTGAATGGGATGTAAACAATGACGTCGAATTCTACCCCTACATCGAACGCGACATCGTCAGCGTTTTCGTGCATCCCGAATTTTATGCCGGTACTCTCGCAAACGACATCGCTATTCTCAAACTGGATTATGACGTCGATTTCGGAAAAAATCCTCACATTAGCGCAGCCTGTTTACCGGACAAATATGACGACTTTACAGGAGCAAG ATGTTGGACCACCGGATGGGGCAAGAACGCCTTCGACAACGGCAAGTATCAAAACAAACTGAAGGAGGTGGACGTACCTGTTGTCAGCAATCATGTGTGCGAGCAGCAGATGAGACGGACGCGGCTCGGACCCAGCTTCAATTTACATCCGGGCTTCATCTGCGCCGGTGGCGAGGAGGGCAAAGACGCATGTAAGGGCGATGGCGGCGGTCCAATGGTATGCGAGCGTCACGGCCGTTGGCAATTAGCAGGAGTGGTTTCCTGGGGCATCGGTTGCGGCCAGATCGGCGTACCTGGCGTTTACACGCGTGTTTCCCATTATCTTGACTATATCCATCAAATCGTGGActactaa
- the LOC140672547 gene encoding uncharacterized protein gives MTDFIKVYRWLFFVSVISSRNLLTEGLESRDAVFVNFHRRYNVSKVALLHNDGYLPPPASIPEFSLPEVIDNRNVAETNETRNYPNALYQLPDRDSSRAFTRKGLQDMRYLGSTGLQALQHHRRPTFPQGKHSRQTTTPSLLPPPSPPLSLPALDGETPTSFANHINIEEMSCQNARDELFFRASIKTPKNLASPVIDNVMHETCQVVAVRNSYRINFERDQVWNCGVIDCSVDGNQSYCLELRFPVISGLRLRDDHRVTLRCKTQDKIAYHTKRISVKSLEVKARNVPRMLNGGSKNVLDVDVGLFRKTYNSENIFDTRIQSGGTVVLGEEILLRVLVNGDDGWRHSKIGQVTMHYVEERQQQKVVNSLWILNKDGCLNSDVREICPREQYMASPLESYLIFQAFMFEGMKETDEISLTVKAMACLEPADCVLDCPAGHVRRARNVPDRNNTVEWQDDIVLRVILPKYESRISQNYYLAILLLAIALFVLIALLRIIKTSLRRKITKS, from the exons ATGACCGATTTCATAAAG GTATATCGATGGCTTTTCTTCGTCAGTGTGATATCCTCGAGAAACTTGCTTACGGAGGGATTAGAGTCTCGGGACGCTGTCTTTGTAAATTTCCATCGCAGATACAACGTTTCTAAGGTGGCATTACTCCACAACGACGGTTATTTACCTCCTCCAGCTTCGATTCCGGAATTCTCCTTGCCGGAGGTGATCGATAATAGAAATGTAGCAGAAACGAACGAGACCAGAAACTATCCCAACGCATTGTATCAGCTCCCTGACCGGGATTCCTCGCGAGCCTTCACGCGCAAGGGTTTGCAAGACATGAGGTATCTTGGGAGCACCGGGTTACAGGCACTCCAACATCATCGACGACCCACTTTTCCACAAGGCAAACACTCTCGACAGACTACAACCCcgtctcttcttcctcctccttcgcctcctctttctcttcctgcTCTCGATGGTGAAACACCAACGTCCTTCGCAAATCATATCAACATAGAAGAGATGTCTTGTCAGAATGCGAGAGATGAATTGTTCTTCAG AGCATCCATCAAAACACCGAAAAACTTGGCTTCGCCGGTGATAGATAACGTAATGCATGAAACTTGTCAAGTGGTAGCAGTCAGGAATTCTTAtcgtattaattttgagaGGGATCAAGTCTGGAATTGCGGGGTCATTGATTGTTCCGTGGACGGTAACCAATCGTACTGCCTCGAGCTAAGATTTCCAGTGATTTCCGGTCTACGTTTAAGAGACGATCACAGAGTAACGTTGCGATGTAAAACACAGGACAAGATCGCGTATCATACGAAGCGGATCAGCGTGAAAAGTTTGGAAGT GAAAGCGAGAAACGTCCCGAGGATGTTAAACGGTGGTTCCAAGAACGTTCTGGACGTGGATGTGGGACTATTTAGGAAGACTTACAACTCGGAAAACATTTTCGATACAAGGATACAATCAGGCGGCACTGTCGTTCTCGGCGAAGAGATTTTGCTGCGCGTGTTAGTCAACGGTGACGACG GTTGGCGACACTCCAAGATTGGCCAAGTGACGATGCATTATGTGGAAGAGAGACAACAACAAAAGGTTGTTAATAGTTTGTGGATCCTGAACAAGGACGGTTGCTTAAATTCAGACGTACGCGAAATTTGTCCTCGGGAACAGTACATGGCATCGCCATTGGAGAGCTACCTAATCTTCCAGGCATTCATGTTCGAGGGCATGAAGGAGACTGACGAAATTTCTCTCACCGTGAAGGCGATGGCGTGTTTGGAGCCTGCGGATTGCGTTCTGGATTGTCCTGCTGGTCACGTCAGACGCGCCAGGAATGTTCCAGATCGAAATAATACCGTCGAGTGGCAAGATGACATAGTCCTACGAGTAATTCTTCCAAAATACGAATCACGCATctcgcaaaattattatttagcgatcTTGTTATTGGCAATAGCGTTATTCGTGTTAATCGCATTATTGCGGATCATTAAAACCTCGCTTCGACGAAAGATAACAAaatcatga
- the LOC140672532 gene encoding uncharacterized protein, whose amino-acid sequence MFKLAVLFALVCVAVAAPAPGVLTSAPVLAAGPALAYSAHPAPLVHAAPTLAYAAHASPALAYAAHASPIAYTAHAAAPLAYSTHAAAPVAYAAPAVSYIH is encoded by the coding sequence ATGTTCAAGCTCGCCGTACTCTTCGCCCTCGTCTGCGTCGCCGTGGCCGCCCCGGCCCCCGGGGTCCTGACGTCCGCACCCGTGCTCGCCGCCGGGCCCGCTCTCGCCTACTCGGCGCATCCTGCACCCCTCGTGCACGCAGCTCCGACCCTCGCCTACGCCGCTCACGCATCCCCGGCCCTCGCCTACGCCGCTCACGCATCCCCGATCGCCTACACCGCCCACGCAGCCGCCCCGCTCGCCTACTCCACGCACGCAGCAGCCCCGGTCGCTTACGCCGCCCCTGCCGTCAGCTACATCCACTGA
- the LOC140672510 gene encoding uncharacterized protein produces the protein MFRLMVISMLASIATVHGGTILTPVIGKLVSEKVVESHDNHVVHASAPLVAAASPALLRYATNVALVQEPVAEVVQPLAKASLVAERTIEAHGHRIVHNAQPLVAVKPLTTIESHVAIPAIAARGLPYAAPIYYSTYPQQLIAEKTISSYGHSVQHVA, from the exons ATGTTTAGGCTG ATGGTTATCTCTATGCTGGCGAGCATCGCCACGGTGCACGGTGGAACTATTCTCACGCCTGTCATCGGCAAGCTCGTCTCCGAAAAGGTCGTCGAGTCCCACGACAACCACGTGGTGCACGCGTCGGCGCCCCTGGTAGCCGCAGCTTCACCCGCCCTGCTGAGATACGCAACAAACGTGGCTCTGGTGCAGGAACCGGTCGCCGAGGTCGTGCAGCCGTTGGCGAAGGCGTCTCTGGTCGCTGAGAGGACGATCGAGGCCCACGGACATCGTATAGTTCACAACGCTCAACCGCTGGTCGCGGTAAAACCCCTCACAACCATCGAGTCACACGTCGCGATACCCGCGATCGCTGCTCGCGGATTACCCTACGCGGCGCCCATCTATTATTCGACCTATCCCCAACAGCTGATCGCCGAGAAGACTATATCCAGTTACGGGCATAGCGTTCAACATGTCGCGTAA
- the LOC140672509 gene encoding uncharacterized protein produces MFKLLLLLATVAYASAGGLYSGYGGLYGYGGYGYGSYGGYGGYGGGYGGYGLGHGVAIAPAVTYAHAPVATSYANTYKVAVAPTVTKLAVAPAITKLAYTAPAITKVAYAPTYAAPAVSYGHYGYTVPPSVTYVQNSLGYGLGHGLGYGLGYGHGYGLGYGHGYGYYH; encoded by the exons ATGTTCAAACTG CTCCTTCTTCTCGCCACCGTCGCCTACGCGTCCGCCGGTGGTCTCTACTCCGGTTACGGAGGACTCTACGGCTACGGCGGTTACGGCTACGGCAGCTACGGCGGCTACGGCGGCTACGGCGGCGGCTACGGCGGCTATGGCTTAGGTCATGGAGTAGCGATCGCACCTGCGGTCACATACGCACACGCTCCAGTTGCGACCAGTTACGCCAATACGTACAAG GTCGCGGTTGCTCCGACTGTCACTAAGCTCGCCGTTGCACCTGCCATCACCAAATTGGCGTACACCGCACCTGCCATCACAAAGGTGGCTTACGCTCCAACCTACGCAGCACCAGCGGTGAGCTACGGTCATTACGGATACACGGTTCCACCATCGGTCACCTACGTGCAAAATAGTCTCGGATATGGTCTCGGCCACGGTCTTGGATACGGTCTTGGATATGGCCATGGTTACGGACTTGGCTATGGCCATGGCTACGGATATTATCATTGA
- the Mrps34 gene encoding small ribosomal subunit protein mS34 — protein MPIKLIGRTTDFKGKPLWEILGNLKNFGVGRLVVRNRFQRYPEACYMKILKVAAMPLPDEPYTDRKIMVLVEKVFRGYKNPKPVQLDSATYKADYILIPKDQEHLYLENTRLPEKKILPRTTDLPPLLSQIIISQMKAKGNNVSEKTKLPLKYNFVGGSEKNYRLAEEGESPTVKLNFSLDESSVLFLKLKDAAPL, from the exons ATGCCCATAAAACTCATCGGTCGCACGACAGATTTTAAAGGGAAACCCTTATGGGAAATCTTGGGAAATTTGAAAAACTTCGGTGTCGGAAGACTCGTAGTAAGGAATCGCTTTCAAAGATATCCCGAAGCCTGTTACATGAAGATACTGAAAGTCGCTGCAATGCCCTTGCCCGATGAGCCTTAt accGACCGTAAGATTATGGTACTAGTCGAGAAAGTTTTCCGCGGTTATAAAAACCCGAAACCTGTTCAGCTGGATTCTGCGACTTACAAGGctgattatatattgataccCAAAGATCAGGAGCATTTGTATCTTGAGAATACGAGATTGCCAGAGAAGAAAATCTTACCTAGAACAACAGATCTTCCACCGTTACTTTCACAAATCATTATAAGTCAGATGAAGGCAAAAGGAAATAATGTATCcgagaaaacaaaattacctcttaaatataattttgtcggAGGAAGCGAAAAGAATTACAGATTAGCGGAAGAGGGTGAAAGTCCTACGGTGAAACTAAATTTTAGTCTGGATGAATCTAGTGTTCTTTTCTTAAAGTTAAAAGACGCTGCACCTTTGTGA